Genomic DNA from Bacillota bacterium:
CAAAATGGAATCAGCGTCCAAGTATTTACAAAAGATGATGAGATTGTAAAGCAGTTATTACACGATTCAAATAATAAATTTAGTAGCAAAAACTGTCCAGATATTCTAGCTTTAATAGATGGTGATGGAATTGTTTTTAGTAAGAATATCGATAGGAATTTGTACCACTTTGGCGGACATGGGGGAAGAAGTTTGGAAGAAGTTTTTGTTCCTCTACTATTAATCAATCTGTCAAAAGATTTGAAAGAAAAGATAGAAAAACGCTTTTTAAAACTTATGTAAGATGGAGGGTCAAGAATGGTTAAAGTGTATTTTTCTCATTCGGGAAATCCGTTATTAAAAAATGTTAGTTGTATTGAATGCAATGATGGAACTATTATTGACATAATTAATGAATTAAACTCAAAAACAAATCTTGTAGGTATCAAAAGCCACATATTATCTGATGATAATAAAATACTTTCTCATGCAAGGTTGTTTAAAAATATTTGTGCTTACAAACAATTTGAAGAATTTAATTACTACGAATCACCTAATACTATCGAAATTAGGCAAATAACGGATGAAGTTACATTTAAAGATGAGGAGAACTTGTTAATATCACTATTTCAACCAGAATACCTTAAAGATTTACTCAATGAAGGGTTGACGCGAAGTAAAGAATCTTTTAATTATAAAGATATTAACGGTTTTAATGAAAGTAAGGATTTTAGGCCGATTATTGAAAATATTGATTGTGAGATTTATAGAGAGCAAATAAAAGAATTCAAAAATGGAGAAACAACATTGGAGGATTTAAAAATCGAGAAAAATGGTATGCCTGTATTAGTGATAAATAAAAATGGATTTGACAAAAAAAGGTCGAAGTTATTACCCGAAGAGCTAGTTGATGCAATTAGAGAAATTTGGGATTTACCTGAAAAAGAAGGAAGTTTAAGATTATTCCAGGAAGATGCATTATTCTTTATTATAGCTAAACTAATGGGATTACCATTTCCATATGAGAAACAATTATTACTGTCAATGCCCACAGGTGGAGGTAAAACAGAAGCTTTTATGATACCGATAGTATCATACATATTTAAACAAAAACAGTTTAAACCAAATGATATTGGCATTAGAGCAGTTATTATATATCCAACAAATGCATTAGCAAATGACCAGGCCATGAGATTTGTGGAACTTATATATAGGATTAACCGGGAGATAAAAAAGAAACTGCTTCCGGATGCCAGACAGATTACTATAGGGATTCTTTCTGGGGATACTCCTAGAGATGGTAGTAATTTAGCCGATGATAGTTTAATTCAACTATGTCCTAAGTGCGGAAACTCTAGATTTCAGAAAGAAAATGACATGTTAAAATGTAAGGCTATTGTTGATGGTAGTATTTGCAACACAACTTTAGATTTTTGCAGATTAACTAAAAATGATATTGTTAATAACCCACCCGATATACTCATAACAAACCCGGATGAAATTAATTTTGCGTTACACAGCCCTAGGTATGCACGGATTTTCTACCAAAAAATTGATACTATAGTTTTTGATGAAGTGCACATGTATCAGGGTATTTTTGGATGTCATATTTCTCATTTATTACGAAGACTTGAAGAAATCAGTAATCATAAGCCACTTTATATTGGATTAAGTGCGACTATTGGGAATGCAAAACAATTGGCAGCATTACTTTTTAATGAAAGCATTCAGAATATTAAATATGTACATAATAAGGATGAATATTATACTACCGAAAAAACGACCAGATATAGGTACCATCTTTTAGTTAAACCTGCAGTTATGTATAAAGATTCAGATGATGAGAAATATGTCAGGACAATGTCTGTTGCGGCTGCCATAGGAATGTTTGTTGGACATCTTTTAATAGACTCACACTTTCGAAAAACTATTATTTTTACAAACTATAGAAATGACGCCGATGATTTAGCTAAATATTTGAAAGAAAGAGAAGGATTAGATATTAGGAATTATTTTCAAAGAATTATCAATAAAATAAAGAGGAATGAAAGTCTTGATGATGAAGAGGTGGAAATCTGCCAATTCATTCATAAGTGGATTGCCGTAATTATGCAAAGTTCAGTTATCAATAAAGATATTCTTGAAATCGGTTGGAACAGAGGAGGATTAGAAAAAGAAGCACGAATTAGATCAATACATTCTTTTACAAGGAATCAAATCATTGAAGAAAATGTCAGTGCTGAAAATTCTAAAACTATATATGAAAAACCTATTGATTTAATGGTAGCTACAAAAACTTTGGAAGTAGGAATTGACATTGGAGATGTTACTACAGTTATTAACAGTTCAGCGCCTTTTACAACTAATGAATATGTACAGAGAGTAGGTAGAGCAGGTAGGAAAAAAGATTCATTAGCAATTACTGTTGTTAATCCGGAAAATGCAATCGATTCATATTTTATTAAGTATTTTAATAGATATGTAAGTGGTTCCGATTTTGAAGATGCACCAATCATTATTTCTAATGAAGTTATTGCAACTAGACATATTTTAGCTCGTATAATGGATTACTTTACCAAAATTCTTTGTGAAGATGAAAACTGTAAAAATATGGTCTCAATAAATGTACTAAGATTTAAGGAAGCTTTGAAAATAAAACATAATGGTGAAGTATTAACAATTGAAGATGGTATTACTGTTACTGAAGCGAAAAGATTCGGTGAAAAGCTTTATGAAGAAATATTTTTAAAACAGAGTGTTGACGGTGAACGAATACTGGACAGGTACTTGAAATTTCTTGCAAATGAGGCTTCAATATTGAAAATTTCCTTATCTAATATTGATAAAGATTATATAAAAAATATTATCATTGATAAAATAGTTGAGATAAATAATAATTTACAGACTAAGAATGAAAGAGGCTGGGAAAATTCAGAGTTTGTAACAGGTTTTAATGCAAAAGATAGAACTCTATGTCCTACTTTAAGAGGGTCGGGAGCTACTGTTGATATATGTCTGGAAGGTCCAGAAGGGAACATCCTAAAAGATATTGTTACGAGGCAGGCTGCTTTTAACAGTATGCCTCCTTCAAATACATCAAAAGCAACTGCTTCTTCGGGTATTAGCACTTTTGAAGTTTACGATGCGGGAATAGAGACTGACAAAATAACTGAAAATAAAGTTAAAAGAAGAATTGCATATGATCCAAATTGTATAGAATACTTTAGTAAAAAGTTTGAAAACTTTTCAAGTTCAACAGACCCGGTTGAATTTCTTTGTGATTTTAATGTTGTCATTCCTCAAAAGCTAAAGGTAAGATACTTTCCAAGTAGGTTTTATTGTTATAAATGTGAAAAAGGTCTTAAACCTCCTAATGATATTATAGAGAATGCAAAAGGGATACTTTGCAGAACATGTACGTCTAAAGTCCAGCAATTGCCTTTAGTTTACTTGTGTGCTCATGATGATGGGTGTGGTCAGGTTATTGATCCTCCAATTCCAAAAGCTTGCATAAATCCTGAATGCCCGGATTTCAAATTTTTTTATGAGCAGTATGAAAAGAATAATTATAGGTTCAATTATGATATGGTTAAACACTTCAAGTTTAGAATGACCAGGGATTTAGAATGGGTCTGTAAAAGATGTGGGGCAAAAATGAACTTTACTACTAGTAGTAGCATGAGAAGTAATAACAAAAATAAAATTGAGCTGCTTAAAGTAATTAATGATTGGGACTATGACAAAAAAAGTCCTAAGGGTGTTGCTGTATTTATTAAGAGGAATCCTGAATGGTATTATGGAGGAGATAATAATTCAAGTAGTTATTATTGTTCTAAATGTGGAAATAGTCTGATTAAAACAGTAGGAGTTCCAAGGGTTAGGACTGTATCCTTTAGTTATTTTGGGAAAGGCAGTAAAATACTTAAACATCAAAAGGTATTTTTGGCAAAAAACTCTAACAAACCAGTAGGGAGCATAGATTTTACAGATGGTTATACTATCCAGTTAGCTAGAGATTTTTTAAGAAGGTATACATCAGGTCTTAGAGAAACTAAGACAATGATTAAATATTTTCGTATTTTTGAACAAAATATATTTTTAGGCAATTATTTTGATACCCATTTTGCTTGGATAAGGTTTAATACTATTATTGATGAATTTATAAATAATAAACAATATAAATGCAGTGGAAAATGCAGTGAATGTACTTTATTTGAAGATATTGATTTGGGCGAAATTATGAAACCTAAGTTACAAATTGAATCATATAATATGGATACCAGAACCGGTAGACCAAGAAAACCGGATCCCAGAGAAAAATACTGCAGTAAAGCACTCTCAAATGAATGTATTAATCTTGAATGTACAGGTTGTAATAATTTTAAGACAAATGAATTTCTTAGGTATATAATTATACATACAATAAAACATGGTTTACTATGGGCACTTCCCAAGTACGCTGGAGTAAATATTGCAGAAGTACGGGGGGAAGTATATCCAAATGATAGGGAAGATAATATAGATTTAATACTTGTGGATAACAATGAAGGTGGTTCTGGAGCAATCCTTTTAATTGAAAAACATTGGGATAAAATATGGAATTTTGCTGTTGAAGTTATTAGTAGAACTTGTAGCAATCAAGCTAATATTATTTTACCACATTCATGTAAAAGATTTAATAGTGATTTATGCCCATTTATAACCAGGGATTTTTTTAATTATATTGGTTATATAGAATTATAAGGGTGAGGTTTATATGACCACAAAAAAAAGAAATTGGAAGGAAGTTATCCAAGAAATAGAAGAACTATATGAGATAATTAAAAAACAAGAAGAAAAAGTCAGACGTATCCTATATATTAAAAATATAATCAGAAAACCGGAAGAGAGGATTTCATTTGAGTATGTAGATTTATCAGCGATTTACAAAAGGTTAATAGAGATAATTCGGGATATTGAGTATTATTATAACTTAATTTATAGATTATCATCTTCATATAAGAGCAAACCGTCACTTAATGAAAAAATGTATAAAGTTTACCTGGCTGGAATATGTGAAATAATTAAACAGGATTATAGTAATGGAACTGTTAAAACATATACAAGAGTAACAGGAATAACAACTACAACTAAATATTATGAAATTCTGAAGAATTCATTTATATCTGAAAGGATATTACCTAAAGATTGGGAGGAAAGAAAATATACAAATAGGTATCAGGATGTAGTAATTCAAGAATCAGGAATTCCAACAAATTTAGTAAATAATATTGTTAAATTCTTCAAAATCTACTGGAAATACTACAAAAATAAAGCCAGAGAAGAAAAAGAGGAATTCTTTTTCTTATTAAATTGTAAAGACAGCGTTTTTTCTAATTATATTTATCAGGCTAAAGAGTTGGAGTTGATGAAAAACTTATATAATGAAATCAAAGATTACCCTACAAAAGTAAAAAGAGTTTTAAGACAACTTGAAGAAATATATTTTCTAATTGAGGATTCCATGCCTGATGGAGAAATTAATGATATTGAACATTTTTGTGATAAAGCAAGTAAAACACTAGGTTATGATATTTTGTCTGTTGTTCCAAGAAAACAAGCGTTATTAGATTTATACAGTACTATGATTAACAAGGTAAGCATTAATAAGTTTAGAAATATATTGAAAAACAAGCCGGAGAATATAGATGTAATACTTCCTAATGGAGTAAGGAGAAATGTAAGGGAATATTCAAAAATAATAATTGGAAAGCACAAATTACTAGGAATAGACTATAGTGTTGTACCTGATACATCACTTGAACTTGATGATATTATTGAATTACCGATAAAAAAAGTTACTTTAATAGGTGATGATAGAGTTATTTATTTAAGTAGGCAATATTTTAAAGTAAAAATTGGACAACAGACTATTGAGCCGCATAAAATTATGCATAAGGAATTTATAGGGTATGTTTGGTATGGAAGTATACCCAAAGGAATAAAGATTGAAGTTGATGGCATTCAAATAACGCCAAAACAAGAAACTTACTGGAATCTCACTATTAATTATTCTTGGAATTTTGAGAAGAAATGCTATATATTAAACGCGTATATTCCGGTTCTCAGAATATTTAATGAAAAATATAAAAATAAAAAGATAAGAATAAAGTGCGAACAAAGTGAAGGAGAAGACCTTATAAGATATATTGACAGAAATGGTTACATCGGAGTAGAATCAATGACCTTCCCAATATCTAATGTAAGCAATAATACCATTGCTGTAAAGATTTTATTAGATGAAAATATTTTATTGGATGAAAAAACAATACAATTACAGGAAGCATACTTATTTGATAGGTACACAAAAGATTGTTTTATACCAGGAAGAAATATCAGAACATCAGGCAATTTATTACTCTTTGTTCGGGAGGATAATATAGAAATTCCAAATAAAGATTCTTTTCCTCAATATGAGGAATATAAATATTTGAATTATAATGTATATAAATTTAAAATTGTAAACAACACATTAGATTTTATAATTGTAGCGGGTGAATATCAATGGTACTTTAATGAATCAATTGAATTATATTTAAAACGTTTTTTTAACAATAAAAGTGATATTACTGA
This window encodes:
- a CDS encoding DEAD/DEAH box helicase, with the translated sequence MVKVYFSHSGNPLLKNVSCIECNDGTIIDIINELNSKTNLVGIKSHILSDDNKILSHARLFKNICAYKQFEEFNYYESPNTIEIRQITDEVTFKDEENLLISLFQPEYLKDLLNEGLTRSKESFNYKDINGFNESKDFRPIIENIDCEIYREQIKEFKNGETTLEDLKIEKNGMPVLVINKNGFDKKRSKLLPEELVDAIREIWDLPEKEGSLRLFQEDALFFIIAKLMGLPFPYEKQLLLSMPTGGGKTEAFMIPIVSYIFKQKQFKPNDIGIRAVIIYPTNALANDQAMRFVELIYRINREIKKKLLPDARQITIGILSGDTPRDGSNLADDSLIQLCPKCGNSRFQKENDMLKCKAIVDGSICNTTLDFCRLTKNDIVNNPPDILITNPDEINFALHSPRYARIFYQKIDTIVFDEVHMYQGIFGCHISHLLRRLEEISNHKPLYIGLSATIGNAKQLAALLFNESIQNIKYVHNKDEYYTTEKTTRYRYHLLVKPAVMYKDSDDEKYVRTMSVAAAIGMFVGHLLIDSHFRKTIIFTNYRNDADDLAKYLKEREGLDIRNYFQRIINKIKRNESLDDEEVEICQFIHKWIAVIMQSSVINKDILEIGWNRGGLEKEARIRSIHSFTRNQIIEENVSAENSKTIYEKPIDLMVATKTLEVGIDIGDVTTVINSSAPFTTNEYVQRVGRAGRKKDSLAITVVNPENAIDSYFIKYFNRYVSGSDFEDAPIIISNEVIATRHILARIMDYFTKILCEDENCKNMVSINVLRFKEALKIKHNGEVLTIEDGITVTEAKRFGEKLYEEIFLKQSVDGERILDRYLKFLANEASILKISLSNIDKDYIKNIIIDKIVEINNNLQTKNERGWENSEFVTGFNAKDRTLCPTLRGSGATVDICLEGPEGNILKDIVTRQAAFNSMPPSNTSKATASSGISTFEVYDAGIETDKITENKVKRRIAYDPNCIEYFSKKFENFSSSTDPVEFLCDFNVVIPQKLKVRYFPSRFYCYKCEKGLKPPNDIIENAKGILCRTCTSKVQQLPLVYLCAHDDGCGQVIDPPIPKACINPECPDFKFFYEQYEKNNYRFNYDMVKHFKFRMTRDLEWVCKRCGAKMNFTTSSSMRSNNKNKIELLKVINDWDYDKKSPKGVAVFIKRNPEWYYGGDNNSSSYYCSKCGNSLIKTVGVPRVRTVSFSYFGKGSKILKHQKVFLAKNSNKPVGSIDFTDGYTIQLARDFLRRYTSGLRETKTMIKYFRIFEQNIFLGNYFDTHFAWIRFNTIIDEFINNKQYKCSGKCSECTLFEDIDLGEIMKPKLQIESYNMDTRTGRPRKPDPREKYCSKALSNECINLECTGCNNFKTNEFLRYIIIHTIKHGLLWALPKYAGVNIAEVRGEVYPNDREDNIDLILVDNNEGGSGAILLIEKHWDKIWNFAVEVISRTCSNQANIILPHSCKRFNSDLCPFITRDFFNYIGYIEL